In one window of Frigoriglobus tundricola DNA:
- a CDS encoding flagellar hook protein FlgE has product MSLAALMTGTSGLTASSFDLDVVGNNLANLNTTGFKAQAASFQDTIYQTFNAGSAPTATLGGTNPSQQGSGVQVGAINNSFSQGTITPTGQPLDAAISGNGFFVVNNGQSAAYTRAGSFSVDANGYLVDPNTGDRLQRNGTVGEATGTTPGFQVAGNNDIKVPYGAGLPGTATANVNYQGNLDSTKAVGTSTTTSIQVYDSQSTAHALNVTFTKTASNTYTVTGTTDNGTVAIPATPVTFDSSGLLVSPATLTATLSGFTDGATNQTVTLNLGTPGQATGLTQFGGTGNANAVTQDGTGYGTLTSVSIDSTGTIQGSFSNGATAPIAQLAIAAFNNVSGLTRTGNNYFSATASSGQALVGTAGSGGNGIIEGGSLEGSNVDISTEFSRLIIAERGFQVNAQTITAADNTLQTLTNIIR; this is encoded by the coding sequence ATGTCACTTGCAGCCCTGATGACCGGCACGAGCGGCCTGACGGCGAGCTCATTTGATTTGGACGTCGTCGGTAACAACCTGGCGAACCTGAACACGACCGGGTTCAAGGCCCAGGCCGCGTCGTTCCAGGACACGATCTACCAGACCTTTAACGCCGGTTCGGCCCCGACCGCCACGCTGGGCGGCACCAACCCGTCGCAACAAGGGTCCGGCGTCCAGGTGGGCGCGATCAACAACTCGTTCTCGCAGGGCACCATCACGCCGACGGGCCAACCGCTGGACGCCGCGATCTCGGGCAACGGGTTCTTCGTGGTGAACAACGGACAGTCGGCCGCGTACACCCGTGCGGGCTCGTTCTCGGTGGACGCCAACGGGTACCTGGTCGATCCGAACACCGGCGACCGGCTCCAGCGGAACGGGACCGTGGGCGAGGCGACCGGCACCACCCCCGGCTTCCAGGTGGCGGGGAACAACGACATCAAGGTCCCGTACGGCGCCGGCCTGCCCGGTACGGCGACCGCGAACGTGAACTACCAGGGGAACCTGGACAGCACCAAGGCGGTGGGCACGTCCACGACGACCTCGATCCAGGTCTACGACTCGCAGAGCACCGCCCACGCCTTGAACGTGACGTTCACCAAAACGGCCTCGAACACGTACACGGTGACCGGCACCACCGACAACGGGACGGTCGCCATCCCCGCCACGCCGGTCACGTTCGACAGCAGCGGGTTGCTCGTTTCCCCGGCCACCCTCACGGCGACGCTCAGCGGCTTCACCGACGGGGCCACGAACCAGACCGTCACGCTCAACCTCGGCACCCCGGGCCAGGCGACCGGCCTGACCCAGTTCGGCGGCACGGGGAACGCGAACGCCGTCACCCAGGACGGAACCGGCTACGGGACCCTCACCTCGGTGTCGATCGACTCGACCGGCACCATTCAGGGCTCGTTCAGCAACGGCGCGACGGCGCCCATCGCCCAGCTCGCCATCGCGGCGTTCAACAACGTGAGCGGCCTGACGCGGACCGGGAACAACTACTTCTCGGCAACGGCCTCGTCCGGCCAGGCGCTGGTCGGGACCGCCGGGTCGGGCGGCAACGGCATCATCGAGGGCGGCTCGCTGGAAGGGTCGAACGTGGACATCTCCACCGAGTTCTCGCGGCTCATCATCGCCGAGCGCGGGTTCCAGGTGAACGCCCAGACGATCACGGCGGCCGACAACACGCTGCAGACGCTGACGAACATCATCCGCTAA
- the flhB gene encoding flagellar biosynthesis protein FlhB, producing MAEEVDQESKTEDPSPRRREEARRQGQVPVSAELIGSLVLLAGVIGLTNVGPAVWAAMATVFRSEIPRAFHAEFDSAAAAAVMGRIALQLLSALLPLFGIMLAVGVGVSVAQVGFQLNTEKLAPNFDKLNPTNGVSRLFSVSSLVRAGLTLLKVAALGLIAYLVVEGRAGIVTTLSRGRLAGVAPAAWAVTMRLATYMAGAVAAVAVLDYLYQRYKFEQSLRMTKEEVKREQKDEQGDPQIKARIRQIARERSRRKMLSQVPKATVVVTNPTHYAVALRYDPVHDPAPVVVARGAGAFAKRIAELARQHGVAVLERPPLARALYSGVKEGQAIPGALFRAVAELLVFVYRLRGIAPNAPIA from the coding sequence GTGGCCGAAGAGGTCGATCAGGAATCGAAAACAGAAGACCCGTCGCCGCGCCGGCGCGAGGAGGCCCGCCGGCAGGGACAGGTGCCGGTCAGCGCCGAACTGATCGGGAGCCTCGTCCTTCTGGCGGGCGTGATCGGGCTGACCAACGTCGGGCCGGCCGTGTGGGCCGCGATGGCGACCGTGTTCCGGTCCGAGATCCCGCGGGCGTTCCACGCGGAGTTCGATTCCGCGGCGGCGGCCGCGGTCATGGGCCGGATCGCGCTCCAACTGCTCTCCGCGCTGTTGCCGCTGTTCGGCATCATGCTGGCCGTCGGCGTGGGGGTGAGCGTGGCGCAGGTCGGGTTCCAGCTCAACACGGAGAAGCTCGCCCCGAACTTCGACAAGCTGAACCCGACCAACGGCGTGTCGCGGCTGTTCTCCGTGTCGTCGCTGGTGCGCGCCGGGCTGACGCTCCTGAAGGTCGCCGCCCTCGGGCTGATCGCGTACCTGGTGGTGGAGGGGCGGGCGGGTATCGTGACCACCCTCAGCCGCGGCCGGCTGGCCGGGGTGGCGCCCGCGGCGTGGGCCGTGACCATGCGGCTGGCGACGTACATGGCCGGGGCGGTCGCGGCCGTCGCGGTCCTCGACTACCTGTACCAGCGCTACAAGTTCGAGCAGTCGCTCCGCATGACAAAGGAAGAGGTGAAGCGGGAACAGAAGGACGAGCAGGGCGACCCGCAGATCAAGGCCCGCATCCGGCAGATCGCCCGCGAGCGGTCGCGGCGGAAGATGCTGTCCCAGGTGCCGAAGGCGACGGTGGTGGTGACCAACCCGACGCACTACGCCGTCGCCCTGCGGTACGACCCCGTCCACGACCCCGCGCCCGTGGTCGTCGCGCGCGGGGCCGGGGCGTTCGCGAAGCGGATCGCCGAACTCGCCCGCCAGCACGGCGTTGCGGTTCTGGAACGGCCGCCGCTGGCACGGGCGCTGTACTCGGGCGTCAAGGAGGGGCAGGCGATACCCGGGGCGCTGTTCCGGGCGGTGGCCGAGTTGCTGGTGTTCGTGTACCGGCTCCGCGGCATCGCGCCGAACGCACCGATCGCGTAG
- a CDS encoding flagellar basal body-associated FliL family protein produces the protein MAAAPAPAAAPADAAPRKKGRKVVLLAVCLVFSGAGAAFPMVVNVQGMLAKPKEDKAKDKKDAKTAIVPFGEITVNLSEERLQRYLRVKLAVLAEAEAEKEVTDLLTKKKAAVKSTMIAHLAGKSVKDVSGSVGVTRTQRELLERMEEVLYPDGNSRLKSVLFEEYVVQ, from the coding sequence ATGGCTGCCGCCCCCGCCCCCGCCGCCGCGCCCGCCGACGCCGCACCGCGTAAGAAAGGCCGTAAAGTGGTTCTGCTGGCGGTGTGTCTCGTATTTTCCGGCGCCGGCGCCGCCTTCCCGATGGTCGTGAACGTCCAGGGGATGCTCGCCAAACCCAAGGAAGACAAGGCAAAAGACAAGAAGGACGCGAAGACGGCGATCGTCCCGTTCGGGGAAATCACGGTGAACTTGTCTGAAGAGCGGCTCCAACGGTATCTTCGTGTGAAGCTGGCCGTGCTGGCCGAGGCGGAGGCCGAAAAAGAGGTCACCGACCTGCTGACCAAGAAGAAGGCCGCGGTAAAGAGCACGATGATCGCGCACCTGGCCGGCAAGTCCGTGAAGGACGTGAGCGGCTCGGTCGGGGTCACCCGGACGCAGCGGGAACTGCTGGAACGCATGGAAGAGGTGCTGTATCCCGACGGGAACAGCCGCCTGAAGTCCGTTCTGTTTGAGGAATACGTCGTACAATGA
- a CDS encoding flagellar biosynthetic protein FliO, with product MPPPTWSTPPAAPQPPDTAGLVLRLVGLTAALLVSCGGVMWVARRAARPTSPKGGAGRLHHEGSLALDRRCAVHLVRVDGHQVAVTTDATGLRSIVLLSEPFEDALDAAAP from the coding sequence TTGCCGCCGCCGACCTGGAGTACACCCCCGGCGGCGCCGCAGCCGCCGGACACGGCCGGGCTGGTGCTGCGCCTCGTCGGGCTGACGGCGGCACTGCTCGTGAGTTGCGGCGGCGTGATGTGGGTCGCCCGGCGCGCGGCCCGGCCGACCAGCCCGAAGGGCGGCGCCGGCCGCCTCCATCACGAAGGGTCTCTTGCGCTCGACCGGCGGTGCGCGGTCCACTTGGTCCGTGTGGACGGGCACCAGGTCGCCGTCACCACCGACGCGACCGGCCTGCGATCGATCGTTCTTCTCTCGGAACCGTTTGAAGACGCCCTGGACGCGGCCGCGCCCTGA
- a CDS encoding FliM/FliN family flagellar motor switch protein, whose product MPDTAPTEAPTADLPPVEARRPAFPALDPRGSPSGGTPLDSLRDVPITITARLGHATLPIAAILRLGPGAVVELEEDISAPVELTVRGVPFATGEVIVIDDHFAIRIKNLLPPRTGKADV is encoded by the coding sequence ATGCCCGACACCGCACCGACCGAAGCGCCGACAGCCGATCTGCCACCGGTCGAGGCCCGGCGCCCCGCGTTCCCCGCGCTCGACCCGCGCGGGAGCCCGTCCGGCGGTACGCCCCTCGACTCGCTGCGCGACGTGCCCATCACGATCACCGCGCGGCTCGGCCACGCGACGCTGCCGATCGCCGCGATCCTGCGGCTCGGCCCCGGTGCGGTGGTGGAACTCGAAGAGGACATCAGCGCGCCGGTCGAACTGACCGTTCGCGGCGTCCCGTTCGCGACCGGCGAGGTGATCGTGATCGACGACCACTTCGCGATCCGCATCAAGAACCTGCTCCCGCCCCGAACGGGGAAGGCGGACGTGTGA
- a CDS encoding anti-sigma factor family protein: MDCRDVQHLLHPYSDGELDLVRHLQIEHHLAECATCAERDQGLRLLRAALTSAPLYHRAPDALRARLPGAARPAPAPFSRRRVVGPDPRRDRGRDRAPGHGDLGGRAAPGGRAAEDRLADRVVVGHIRALQVDHATDVASSDRHTVKPWFLGKLDFSPQVVDLSAAGYALTGGRLDYLTDRPVAALVYHRRLHAINVFTWPAAGTEERPVGALHRQGFHIRSWQRAGMVYWAISDLNDQELDDFVRLLRESAPPAP, encoded by the coding sequence GTGGACTGTCGCGACGTTCAACACCTGCTGCACCCGTACAGCGACGGGGAACTGGACCTGGTCCGGCACCTCCAGATCGAACACCACCTGGCCGAGTGCGCCACGTGCGCGGAGCGCGACCAGGGGCTCCGGCTCCTGCGAGCCGCGCTCACCTCGGCGCCGCTCTACCACCGCGCGCCGGACGCCCTCCGGGCGCGATTGCCGGGGGCCGCTCGTCCCGCGCCCGCGCCTTTCTCCCGGCGCCGGGTGGTTGGCCCGGACCCTCGCCGCGACCGCGGCCGGGATCGTGCTCCTGGCCACGGTGACCTCGGCGGCCGTGCTGCACCGGGCGGGCGCGCGGCCGAGGACCGGCTCGCGGACCGGGTGGTCGTGGGGCACATCCGTGCCCTCCAGGTCGATCACGCGACCGACGTGGCGTCCTCCGACCGGCACACCGTGAAGCCGTGGTTCCTGGGAAAACTGGACTTCTCCCCCCAGGTGGTGGATCTGTCAGCGGCCGGGTACGCGCTGACCGGCGGCCGGCTGGACTACCTGACCGATCGGCCGGTCGCCGCTCTCGTTTACCACCGGCGCCTGCACGCCATCAACGTGTTCACCTGGCCGGCGGCGGGCACCGAGGAGCGGCCCGTGGGGGCCCTCCATCGCCAGGGATTCCACATCCGCAGTTGGCAGCGGGCGGGGATGGTGTACTGGGCGATCTCGGATCTGAACGATCAGGAACTCGACGACTTCGTTCGCTTGCTCCGCGAGTCGGCCCCGCCCGCGCCCTGA
- a CDS encoding sigma-70 family RNA polymerase sigma factor, whose protein sequence is MDLDERRRFERATLPHLDAAYNLARWLTRDEHAAEDVVQEAFLRAARFFASFRGGDGRAWLLAVVRRAAYDWLQKRRAWAAASLNEAAHDHGDEALNPERLVIRRADSELLRRVIEELVPEFREVIVLRELEGLSYQEIATVTGTPVGTVMSRLSRARKQLQVRLAPCPKAEG, encoded by the coding sequence TTGGATCTCGACGAGCGGCGGCGCTTCGAGCGGGCCACGTTGCCCCACCTCGACGCCGCCTACAACCTGGCCCGGTGGCTGACCCGGGACGAGCACGCCGCGGAAGACGTGGTGCAGGAGGCGTTCCTGCGCGCGGCGAGGTTCTTCGCGTCCTTCCGGGGCGGGGACGGGCGCGCGTGGCTGCTCGCCGTGGTCCGCCGCGCCGCTTACGACTGGCTCCAGAAGCGGCGGGCGTGGGCGGCGGCGTCCTTGAACGAAGCGGCCCACGACCACGGCGACGAGGCCCTGAACCCCGAGCGCCTCGTCATCCGGAGGGCCGACTCCGAGCTGCTCCGGCGGGTGATCGAGGAACTGGTTCCGGAGTTCCGGGAGGTGATCGTGCTCCGCGAGCTGGAGGGGCTGAGCTACCAGGAGATCGCGACCGTGACCGGGACCCCCGTCGGGACGGTCATGTCGCGGTTGTCGCGCGCCCGCAAGCAGCTCCAGGTGCGGCTGGCCCCGTGCCCGAAAGCGGAGGGTTGA
- a CDS encoding c-type cytochrome domain-containing protein → MKWQIAIPVLVTVAPVTRAGDAAPPPTPERDLGAEVRRVFAAKCAACHGPELAKPKGRFGYVLDLKRVASNPEMVVPSRPDESELWVLIGRNEMPPPDSPHGPLSVGEKETVRAWIAAGSPDAQVPSAANSDAPEPSPPRVRAPDRAIRWFGRFHLLALHFPIALMIAAGVGELVSVWRGSRGPSPAVQFCVLLAALAVIPTVILGWLHAAAGSGAGSPPLLTAHRWVGTIAGIWVVGTACGAARDVRGGRRSRGVRVALAIGTVLVVGTAHFGGLMAHGRDYFDW, encoded by the coding sequence ATGAAATGGCAGATCGCAATACCCGTGCTGGTCACGGTCGCCCCGGTTACACGAGCGGGCGACGCGGCACCACCTCCGACACCCGAGCGCGACCTCGGAGCCGAAGTGCGGCGCGTTTTCGCAGCGAAATGTGCCGCGTGCCACGGCCCCGAACTCGCCAAGCCGAAGGGCCGGTTCGGGTACGTCCTCGATCTCAAGAGGGTCGCGAGCAACCCCGAGATGGTGGTCCCGTCACGGCCCGACGAGTCGGAACTGTGGGTGCTGATCGGCCGGAACGAGATGCCGCCGCCGGATTCTCCCCACGGCCCGCTCTCAGTGGGGGAGAAAGAAACCGTTCGGGCCTGGATCGCCGCCGGGAGCCCGGACGCTCAAGTACCGAGCGCGGCAAATTCGGACGCGCCCGAACCTTCGCCTCCGAGAGTACGGGCACCCGATCGCGCGATCCGCTGGTTCGGCAGGTTCCACCTGCTGGCCCTGCACTTTCCGATCGCGCTTATGATCGCGGCCGGCGTTGGTGAACTCGTTTCGGTGTGGCGCGGGTCGCGTGGCCCGTCTCCGGCGGTTCAGTTCTGCGTGCTCCTGGCCGCTCTCGCCGTGATCCCGACGGTGATTCTCGGCTGGCTTCACGCCGCAGCCGGGAGCGGAGCCGGGTCGCCGCCGCTGCTGACGGCCCACCGATGGGTCGGGACGATTGCCGGCATCTGGGTCGTGGGAACGGCCTGCGGGGCCGCCCGCGACGTGCGCGGTGGGCGGCGGAGCCGCGGCGTTCGCGTGGCTCTGGCGATCGGAACCGTGCTCGTTGTCGGCACCGCCCACTTCGGCGGGCTGATGGCCCACGGCCGCGACTACTTCGACTGGTAG
- a CDS encoding flagellar biosynthesis protein FlhA translates to MPAVRVRDNIQLDPTAYRVLIGGREVARGDVRPDLWLAIDPGGAAKIPLAGEVTREPAFGLPARWIGDADRNRAEAAGFTVVDAPNVIITHLGEVVRRHAGELLSREDLKAMVDKVRETSPAVVDELIPGVMTMGLLHRVLTLLLDERVPVSNLPRIMESLATHAPTVKDPADLAERVRVDIGRSVVDRFRDPNGRIRAVVLDPRLEVELRRSVQGPQLVLDPTRLEQLTLRLSDELRKASARGYEVALLCDASLRRALRHALARALADLVVVAYQEIPTDLLMEPVAVIRPEELVAAGPSAVGAMFGPADAARPR, encoded by the coding sequence GTGCCGGCCGTGCGCGTGCGCGACAACATCCAGCTCGACCCGACGGCGTACCGGGTGCTGATCGGCGGGCGCGAGGTGGCCCGGGGCGACGTGCGCCCGGACCTGTGGCTCGCGATCGACCCGGGCGGGGCGGCCAAGATCCCGCTCGCCGGCGAGGTGACGCGGGAGCCGGCGTTCGGGCTCCCGGCCCGGTGGATCGGCGACGCCGACCGGAACCGCGCCGAGGCCGCCGGCTTCACGGTGGTGGACGCCCCGAACGTCATCATCACGCACCTGGGCGAGGTCGTCCGCCGGCACGCGGGCGAGCTGCTCAGCCGCGAGGACCTGAAGGCGATGGTGGACAAGGTGCGCGAGACGTCCCCCGCCGTCGTGGACGAGCTGATCCCGGGCGTGATGACGATGGGGCTCCTGCACCGCGTGCTCACCCTGCTGCTCGACGAGCGGGTGCCGGTCTCGAACCTGCCGCGGATCATGGAGAGCCTGGCCACGCACGCCCCGACGGTCAAGGACCCCGCCGACCTCGCGGAGCGCGTGCGGGTGGACATCGGCCGGTCGGTGGTGGACCGGTTCCGCGACCCGAACGGCCGCATCCGCGCCGTCGTGCTGGACCCGCGGCTCGAGGTCGAACTGCGGCGCTCGGTCCAGGGGCCGCAACTGGTGCTCGACCCGACCCGCCTGGAGCAGCTGACGCTGCGGCTGTCGGACGAGCTGCGGAAGGCGTCCGCGCGGGGCTACGAGGTGGCCCTCCTGTGCGACGCGAGCCTGCGCCGCGCGCTGCGGCACGCCCTGGCCCGCGCGCTGGCCGACCTGGTCGTGGTGGCCTACCAGGAGATCCCGACCGACCTGCTGATGGAGCCCGTGGCGGTGATCCGCCCGGAGGAACTGGTCGCCGCCGGGCCGTCCGCGGTCGGGGCCATGTTCGGGCCGGCGGACGCCGCGCGGCCCCGGTAG
- a CDS encoding sigma-70 family RNA polymerase sigma factor, producing the protein MNGSSGTLRAYQRNAEQQRRDDLILGHLPLVKHVIGRLLGDLPGSVDAENLESAGVLGLVEAAAKYDPARSVQFKTFAYLRIRGAIVDELRRNSPLPQHVLGRVAQIRRAYRTLPHPVTVEALVQATGLTEDEVADTLAAERFSKTMSWEQAAEPNGLEPAGTADDPGAEIERWEGVQQLAAAIEALPPKERTAITLYYTEDLRLKEIAAVMKLSVSRVSRLLSKATFELGEQLRARSGAVNTVC; encoded by the coding sequence ATGAATGGTTCGAGCGGAACGTTACGAGCGTACCAGCGCAACGCCGAGCAGCAGCGGCGCGACGACCTGATCCTGGGCCACCTGCCGCTGGTGAAGCACGTGATCGGGCGGCTGCTCGGCGACCTGCCGGGGAGCGTGGACGCGGAGAACCTGGAGTCCGCCGGGGTGCTCGGGCTGGTCGAGGCCGCGGCCAAGTACGACCCGGCCCGCAGCGTCCAGTTTAAGACGTTCGCGTACCTCCGCATCCGCGGGGCGATCGTGGACGAGTTGCGCCGCAACAGCCCGCTCCCGCAGCACGTCCTCGGCCGCGTGGCCCAGATCCGCCGCGCCTACCGCACCCTGCCGCACCCCGTCACGGTCGAGGCGCTGGTCCAGGCCACCGGGCTGACCGAGGACGAGGTGGCCGACACGCTCGCGGCCGAGCGGTTCTCCAAGACGATGTCGTGGGAACAGGCGGCCGAGCCGAACGGGCTCGAACCGGCCGGCACGGCCGACGACCCCGGGGCCGAAATCGAGCGCTGGGAGGGCGTCCAGCAGCTGGCCGCCGCGATCGAGGCGCTGCCCCCGAAGGAGCGCACCGCGATCACCCTGTATTACACCGAGGACCTGCGGCTGAAGGAAATCGCGGCGGTCATGAAGCTGTCCGTGTCGCGCGTGTCCCGGCTGCTGAGCAAGGCGACGTTCGAACTGGGCGAACAGCTCCGCGCGCGGAGCGGGGCCGTGAACACCGTGTGTTGA
- a CDS encoding flagellar hook-length control protein FliK, which yields MRSASTARSRGWGNDQRPDLDHRGRDDRRHEPRRSGAPGGSGRDGRYDHNGDHPLAVPAVPPPPSAVQAATTTALSGGGSSIPPQGQIIANPVPIAAPPVDTSVTTPPVTEPTAAQPAAALPPAQLGDASTTSGDRFAALASTAAQLTPPATASNSTAFASALAQVAGTTAPAPSPTATTQPTPPPPTVSAATPVSGSTPTASLAQSATTPAAPVVTLAQPTAATPAPATATVPTGTNPTPAPAANTNPTPAPQTISGKTVPSFGNVKGSFATAAVPASTTTNPTQPTVASAAPTVLPLVNAVNQTTTAVVLPPVQPPEHAASARSTDSATTDGTSAAATGFGAQPPLPSVAPAAATTATATTAPTATPAAQVADAVVAHAAVLNRNGSVEFQMRLDPPDLGRVQINLVARGNEVHGQVLVANDAVRHMMESQMSDLRQRLEAAGVSVQQFNVSTNAGNTGGGNQTAYQSSTAAPEYTPRTAAPVAAATTQARISRLGAGSIDVTV from the coding sequence ATGCGCTCGGCCTCAACAGCCCGCTCGCGGGGCTGGGGGAACGACCAACGCCCTGACCTCGACCACCGCGGCCGCGACGACCGGCGCCACGAACCAAGACGCAGCGGTGCCCCCGGCGGCAGCGGCCGCGACGGCCGGTACGACCACAACGGCGACCACCCCCTTGCCGTTCCGGCCGTGCCCCCGCCCCCGTCCGCCGTACAGGCCGCGACGACGACCGCTCTCAGCGGCGGGGGTTCGAGTATCCCGCCGCAAGGGCAAATCATCGCGAACCCGGTGCCGATCGCGGCCCCGCCGGTCGACACGAGCGTGACGACCCCGCCGGTGACCGAACCGACGGCGGCCCAACCCGCGGCGGCCCTGCCGCCGGCCCAACTGGGTGACGCCTCCACGACCTCCGGGGACCGGTTCGCCGCCCTCGCCTCCACCGCCGCACAACTCACGCCGCCCGCGACCGCATCGAACTCGACCGCGTTCGCGAGTGCCCTCGCACAAGTGGCCGGAACGACAGCTCCGGCCCCCTCCCCCACCGCAACAACGCAGCCGACCCCACCGCCCCCGACCGTCAGCGCGGCGACGCCCGTATCGGGCTCGACCCCGACCGCCTCCCTGGCGCAGTCCGCGACGACGCCAGCGGCACCGGTCGTTACTCTCGCTCAGCCGACCGCCGCGACACCCGCACCCGCGACGGCTACGGTTCCCACGGGCACCAACCCGACGCCCGCGCCCGCCGCGAACACCAACCCGACGCCCGCGCCTCAGACCATCAGCGGCAAAACCGTGCCGTCCTTTGGTAACGTCAAAGGATCGTTCGCGACCGCAGCGGTGCCGGCCAGCACCACCACCAATCCCACGCAGCCGACAGTGGCGTCTGCCGCCCCGACGGTTCTGCCGCTCGTGAACGCGGTGAACCAAACGACGACGGCGGTCGTCCTCCCGCCGGTCCAGCCGCCGGAACACGCGGCGAGCGCCCGGTCCACGGACAGTGCGACGACCGATGGCACATCGGCAGCGGCAACCGGGTTCGGTGCGCAGCCCCCGCTCCCGTCCGTCGCGCCGGCCGCGGCGACCACGGCGACCGCGACCACTGCCCCAACGGCAACGCCCGCCGCGCAAGTCGCGGACGCGGTCGTCGCTCACGCCGCGGTGCTCAACCGCAACGGGTCGGTCGAGTTCCAGATGCGCCTGGACCCGCCCGACCTCGGCCGGGTGCAGATCAACCTCGTGGCGCGGGGTAACGAAGTTCACGGGCAGGTGCTCGTCGCCAACGACGCCGTCCGGCACATGATGGAAAGCCAGATGTCGGACCTGCGCCAGCGGCTCGAAGCCGCCGGTGTCAGCGTGCAACAGTTCAACGTGTCGACCAATGCCGGGAACACCGGCGGCGGCAACCAGACCGCGTACCAGAGCAGTACGGCGGCCCCGGAGTACACCCCGCGGACGGCCGCGCCCGTGGCAGCGGCCACCACACAAGCGCGGATCAGCCGGCTCGGAGCCGGCTCGATCGATGTGACCGTCTGA
- a CDS encoding metallophosphoesterase family protein encodes MTPPVNTQPDADGIDRRGMLRCMAWVGTGVIWTVSGGVAASRAFGAPAAPDKKATFSFVQISDSHLGFAKEPNKDVAATLRTTVARINALPEPPAFVLHTGDVTHLAKPAEFDAAAEVLKGVKAGTVHYVPGEHDFDGDGNKEYLERYGKGTQGLGWYSFDHKGVHFVALVNVADAKSGSGAGGLGTIGADQLAWLKKDLAGLKDSAPVVVFAHVPLWTVHEKWGWGTRDAEQALELLKRFGSVTVLNGHIHQVLQKVEGKVTFHTARSTAFPQSEPGKGTPGPVRDLPAGKLKSVIGLTTVSYLETPGSLAVVDSTLE; translated from the coding sequence ATGACGCCTCCCGTAAACACACAGCCGGACGCCGACGGGATCGACCGCCGGGGCATGCTCCGCTGCATGGCGTGGGTCGGCACCGGGGTGATCTGGACGGTGAGCGGCGGGGTCGCCGCCTCACGCGCGTTCGGCGCCCCGGCCGCGCCCGACAAGAAAGCGACGTTCTCGTTCGTCCAGATCAGCGACAGCCACCTCGGCTTCGCCAAAGAGCCGAACAAGGACGTGGCCGCGACGCTCCGGACCACGGTCGCCCGGATCAACGCCCTGCCCGAGCCGCCGGCGTTCGTCCTGCACACGGGGGACGTCACGCACCTGGCCAAGCCGGCGGAGTTCGACGCCGCGGCCGAGGTCCTCAAGGGCGTCAAAGCCGGCACGGTCCACTACGTTCCCGGCGAACACGACTTCGATGGCGACGGGAACAAGGAGTACCTCGAACGGTACGGCAAAGGGACACAGGGGCTGGGGTGGTACAGCTTCGATCACAAGGGGGTCCACTTCGTCGCGCTGGTGAACGTGGCCGATGCCAAATCGGGCAGCGGCGCCGGCGGCCTCGGAACGATCGGAGCGGACCAGCTCGCGTGGCTGAAGAAGGATCTGGCCGGGCTGAAGGACAGCGCCCCGGTGGTGGTGTTCGCGCACGTGCCGCTCTGGACCGTTCACGAGAAGTGGGGGTGGGGGACGCGGGACGCCGAGCAGGCGCTCGAACTGCTGAAGCGGTTCGGGTCCGTGACGGTGCTCAACGGGCACATCCACCAGGTGCTGCAAAAAGTTGAGGGCAAGGTGACGTTCCACACCGCCCGCTCGACGGCGTTCCCGCAGTCCGAGCCGGGTAAGGGCACGCCGGGACCGGTCCGGGATCTACCCGCCGGGAAGTTGAAGAGCGTCATCGGGCTGACGACCGTGTCTTACCTCGAAACGCCCGGTTCACTCGCCGTCGTGGATTCCACCCTCGAGTAA
- a CDS encoding flagellar hook capping FlgD N-terminal domain-containing protein: MTPSTQCQETKNMSSVSSTSNTGSAQLSTNQFLQLLVAQLQNQDPLNPVNPQDFVTQLATLNSVEGLNSLNTSFSQMLQLQQLTQGASLIGKTVNYTPTNGSPTTGTVSAVTAQNGQFVLTVGSNQVTLSQIQSLS; encoded by the coding sequence CTGACCCCCTCCACCCAGTGTCAGGAGACCAAAAATATGTCGTCCGTTTCTTCGACCTCCAACACCGGTTCCGCGCAGCTCAGTACGAACCAGTTCCTCCAGTTGCTGGTCGCACAGCTCCAGAACCAGGACCCGCTCAACCCGGTGAACCCCCAGGATTTCGTCACCCAGCTCGCGACGCTCAACAGTGTTGAGGGCCTGAACAGCCTGAACACCAGTTTCTCCCAGATGCTCCAGCTCCAGCAGCTCACGCAGGGGGCGAGCCTGATCGGCAAAACGGTCAACTACACCCCCACGAACGGTTCTCCCACGACCGGTACGGTCAGCGCCGTGACGGCCCAGAACGGCCAGTTCGTGCTCACCGTGGGCTCGAACCAGGTCACGCTCTCACAGATTCAGTCCCTCAGTTAG